The DNA region ATTCCAAGATGGAGCAGCATAAATTACTTTGTCGCCTTTGTCCACCAAGGATTCAAATACAGTGAAAATGATGGGACGTCCGCCACTAGCAATCATGATTTCGTTGGTATTGTAATCCAAACCTTCACGTGTTGCAAGAAATTGACTTACGGATTTACGTAATTCCAATACGCCATCGCCGGGAGGATAATTGGTAAAATGTGCTTGATATTTCTCCAAGATTAATTTTTCCAATTCTGTTGGAATTGGGAAAATACTTGGATCAAAATCTCCGATAGTAAAGTTGAATATTTTCTCTCCTTGCGCTTTTCTTACATTGATGGCATTACCCAGTTTTACAATTTCAGATCCTTGCATGGATTCTGCTAAATGGCTGAATTTCATCTATTTATATTTGAATGATCAAAGTGTTATCTACATTTCAAAACTGAAAATGTGCTACAAATGTAAAATTTGATTTTAAATATATGGCGAGTAAAATAATCTCCTAAATATTATTGTAGCGCCTGCTTAAATTGAATTACTCTATATGCATATGTAGAGATTGTCAAAGATTCAGTTCTTAGTTTTTGATAATTTTCCATTCTAGCAATAGCTCGATTGGCTGTAGGAGAGGGCGATGGTAAAGTATAAGTAGGAATAAGGTTATCGGGAAATAATTTCTTAAAATACTTTTCAACAAATTTACTCGTAAATAGTATTTTTTTAAGGTTTTTCGTCAAACATTTTTCAATGCCAGCCTTGTTAAATTCTATAATTTTCAAATTGCTATCGCTACAATTATTTTGTCTTCGCTCAATTTTATATAAAATATCTGTAAGAGAAATATTATGGAGCATACACAATTGCTTCTTTTGATCCAATGTATTGGTGGGAGTCTTGTAAATTTCTGAAAGTATCTGCCAAAAGTAATTTTTACCACTTCCTCCGTAATACCAATCGCCATAATCAGATCCATTAAAACAAGGAAAACTGCCAATAATTAATACGGTTGCATTTTCTGAATAAAACGATTCAAAAGGATGAATTTCTTCCATATACAAAGATTTTCAAAAAAGAAGATAATGGCAATAACTGTTTAAAAGATAAAAGCTACAAAATGGCTAAATTCAATTAGCAAGTATTTCTACATTTATAGAAGATGTATTACGAATTTAAAATTAAATGATGATTCCATTATATTTAAAAACAATCATTTTGGCTCCTTTTAAAAAAGATTGAATATCGCTGTCAGATTTAGCATTTGTATTTTCTAATTCAAAATAATATTCGTCGGGATTGGTTCTGCTGTTCAGCGCATTTTCAATCTTATTCGAAGATTTATTTGAATTAGTTGGGTAAATCCAAAATTGATATTTTCTGATATATGTATTTGTACTTATAATTTCTCGGAGTTCACTTATCTTAATTTTTCCAATTTTATTGACAGAATAAGGATTGATTAAACCACTTGATAAAACTGCTTTAAGGTCAATACTTATTTTGGGATGAAATTCTATAATTCCATTATTTATAAAAATAATTTTGTCTGAATAAATTTTGATGTCATCATTGTTAATTCTTGGTAAAATCTTGCAACAATTATTACTAAAAGAATCTGCATCATTCATTTTTTGTGCAAAATTGGAAATTGAAATGCAACAGAAAAATATACATAGCAAAAAATTCATCCTCAATTAATTTTAGTCTTACTAAAAATAAAACGAGAAGCAATAGCCTCTCGTTTTATTTTACTTATCTTGAAAATCCAGCACTACACCATTCATGCAATAGCGCAATCCTGTTGGGCGTGGACCATCATCAAATACATGACCCAAATGTGAATTGCATTTACCACAAAGAACTTCTGTACGGTTCATTCCATGCGTATGATCGGGTGCATAGATTAAAGCTCCCTTGCTTATTGGTTCGAAAAAACTCGGCCAGCCACATCCGCTATCAAATTTTGCATTGCTTTTAAATAATGGATTGCCACACACTTTGCAATAATAAGTTCCTACGCCTTCAAAATCTTCATATTCACTTGTAAAAGGACGCTCGGTTCCTTTCTGACGTGCTACATAATATACTTCTGGCGAAAGTTCTTTTTGCCATTCTGCATCTGTTTTGACTATTTTTTCATTCTCTTTTTCCATGCTGATATCTCCTTTTTACTTCTTTTATATAACAATTTATTTAGCTGAAAGTTGGTAGGACTTTAAAAACTGTGTTTTCACATTATAAATATACAAAAGCGTGTCATCTCTTTTTGGATCGGCTCCAGGAGTGGAGCAAAAAATAGATAATTCATTGGCATTTACCCAATTAGTACTAATCACATCCGCAGCTGGAGCAACAAAGGATAGACTTCTTTTTTTCTTATTGATAATATCCAAAACGTGCAAAGAAGATTCTGGATCTGCTTCTTCCACGTCGCCATTGCTTGGATTTACGACAGAATTGTCCGAACCTAAATCCAAAACAAATTGCTTGTCTGGAGAATATTTTAATACAGATTGATAGGTTTTGAAAAATTTTGGACTTGGGGTAAATGATTTTACATCTTTAGGATCATCCATTTTATCATAACTATTCAACTGAAATCTGTTCCATTCTTTCGGAGAAATGTTGGCAGATTTGAATGTATTGTTCAACGGCGTACTTGTAAATACGGTCGAACTATCTTCATGTTTGATCGAGTCTGGCACATCGATAATGGTGTCAGATGTGTCCAATGAATCTAACGAATCTGCAGTAGAATGCTCGCTGTTGCCATTGCATTTACAACCGCTAACGATTACTGCTGTCAACAAAACTAGAATAAGGAATATGGAATAAATTTTTTTCATGTTTTATTTTGAAGTTAAAAACAACTCTGCCATCATACATCTGACGCTTCCTCCACCTATTGTTTCAATCGTCGGTATAGAAATGGGAAGTATTTGGCTATGAGTACTAATATCAGAAATCTGCTGCGAAGTAAGGGAATCTAACGATTTTTGACTCATTAAAGTTACTAATTTTCCCTTATTTGTTGCTACTTGTAGCATATTACCTGCAAATGCTTGTACTTGTGCGAGCGTAATATCGATGATCTGATGATTAGTTTTTGCAAATGATTGGATCAAAAATGCTTTTTCTTGTTCATCTTTTATCGATTCCAAACAAACAACAGCGTAATCTTTCCCAATATGTAACATCACATTGGTATGGTAAATAGGGAAATTATTTTCATCCGAAGAATGAAATGCAATTGCTTGGTATTGAATAGATTGACAATATTTTTCCAAAAGGGATTTATCTGTTCTTTCGGAAAGACAAGCATACGACAATTTATTTTCATGGTCGAAAATGATGCTGCCTGTTCCTTCAAGGAATTCATTTTTATTTTCGGATGCACTCCAATCAATCGTTTCCTTTATTTGAAAATGTTGAGCTATCTCTTCCAATATTTCGGGACGACGTTCGATGCGTCTATTTGGTGCAAACATGGGAAATAAATACACCACATCATTGTCCAAAGTGCAAAACCAATTATTAGGAAAAATAGCATCTGGTTTGGGTGGATTTTTACTATCCTCAATTACCAAAACGTTGATGTCATTTGCACGTAATTTTTCTACAAATTGATCAAATTCTTCCAATGCTTTCGCTTGAACGGCATCGTTGGAAAGATCCACTTGCGATTGAAATGCGTTGTTGGTTGCAGTTTCGGTATTGAAACCAAAACTTGCTGGGCGGACCATCATAATATGATTGGAATTCTGTTTCATTATCTTATTTAGATTTCATCACGTAATAATGGACAACTCATGCAATGTGCTCCACCGCGAGCGCGCGACAATTCGGAAGAATGTAAAACGATCAACACATTTTCTAAATCGTCTGGAGACGTAACTTTTTGTTCGAATAATTCAAATAATTGTTCAGGTGTATAGATCGTGAATCCATTATTTTCAAATGCCTGAATAGTTTTTTCATTACGATCATAACCAATTACAACACCTTCTTTTAATGCCAAAAGGTTACAACTATCCGTCCATTGTTCCCGTTCATCATATGGAAATACGCCATCTCCACTATAAATCACTTTAACATCTTCTGGTTTGACATTAAAATCATTAACGCTAATGTCATGCAAAAGCGATTCGATGCCCGTAATACGATCTTGAATATCGCATTGGTAATTTTGCGTAGCATCATAATCAACATTCAAAGGCTTATAAAATCTATAAATTTCGATTTTAAATTGGGCCGCATTTTCTCCTTCTTGTAAGAATAAATGTCTGTAAGAGAATGCTTTATCTTTGGATAGTGCATCATATTTTTCTGAAAATTGTCCAAATAATACCCACACATTTCTTTTCACTTGCGTAAATACAGTGTCAATATGCATCACAGAGCGATGTCTTGGTATCTTGATCACCGATATTTTTTCAATGCCGGTTTTGTTATTTTTAAATATGGTATGGATGATTTCATTGATACCCGCGGCGGTCGTTCGCTCACTACAGCCAACTAATAAGTGATTGGGCGCAATCATCATCACATCGCCACCTTCCACGCTTATTTTATAGGCGCTTTGATCTTCTTCAGATGTAAGGAAATAATTTCCGGGCTCGGACACTTCCATCAAAGCATCTTCTCGCCCTTTGAATAAGTGATATTGGGAAATAAATCGCATGAGCATCGATTCTCTTTCGCGCGCTGGCGTTGCCGCATTACTCAGCAATAGTTGGTCATTGATCGTAATACCAATGTCACGTGTAAATATAAAATTGGGCAATGGTTGAAAAATGTAGACATCCTCACCATTTTCATCATGCAAAATCCCCGTGATTAAAACTTTCGCTAAGGTAAATGGAGATTGAATGGACAATAGTTTCTTTTCGGTACGAAATCCCGTTCCTTCCCAAGCACAAACCGCAGAGATGATTTGTTTTTTTACAGCATCATCATGCAAAATTTGACTTAATAAATATTGAGAATCAAGCACTTTGTCACTATTGAAATAGGTAGATTTGTCTGGTTTGTAACAATCATACTGCAAACTATCTTTGGGAAGTCCTTCAGATTCTGCGTTTTTGACCAATTCCACTTTTTCCGGATCTAAGAAATACAACAAGAGTTTGATGTAATCATTGTAATCCTTTCGCATTTGGCTGAGTTGTACAGTGTCGTCGTATAGCCATTCTTTAAATTTTGCAGGAATTACTTTTCCGATACCGCCATCTGGACTATGTATCAATAAGCGTCTGAGTCTACCGATTTCTGAAGTTACCTTGATTTCATTTGCAGGCATAAAATTTTAAAATGTTTATTGCAATTTAAGGGATATACCTGGAGCAAACCAATAGAAATCTGGAGAAATCTTAGAATATCAAGTTTTCTTTACTTTTAATTTGATCCAAAGAAATTTCACTCGCCATTTGGATACAACTCACTGATTTTAAATTGTCTAAGAACCCTCGCCATTGTGTCTGATCAGCACTAAAGTCGCCTTTTACTAAACAGATAAAATCGATATTTTTCAATTCGGGTAAAAGAAACTCCCCTTCAAAATAATTTTGATAAATGAAATAATCGATGGATGTATTTTTTACACTGTGTTGAAATACAGAGAAATAGCAATCTTTGTTTTTCTTAGGTAGTTCGATTTCGTAATCGGGAATCATTTTAAAATTTAGGTCCAAATGTTGGTTGATCGACCAAATAAATTTGTAGTTTTTGTATTTGGATACAATCCCCAAAACTCTGGCATCTTCGTAAAAGTCAGAGGTTAGATCTTCACTATTTAAAACGAGTTTCATAAGCGCAAATTTCTTTAAAATTTATTTAGAAAAACATTTTTTGAATAGATAACTTCATAAAATGTTAAAAGTTCAATGCATTGAGGGAAAGGAACGCAATTAAACTCAAATTCTTTCTCATTTCGTAAATGATATTGTTAATAGTCAAGTAAGTTTGCATAACGCGCGATGAAAGAAGTAGTAAAAAAAGACAATTTGAAGATTGCTTTAGTGGGCAATCCAAATAGTGGAAAAACATCCTTATTCAATGTTTTGACAGGATTGAGACAGCAAGTCGGTAATTTCCCTGGTGTGACGGTTGATAAAAAAACAGGTCAAACCAAAATTTCTGCCGATTGTAATGCAACCATGATTGATCTGCCGGGAACTTATAGTCTGTACCCAAGAAGAGCGGATGAATGGGTGGCTTACAAAGTTTTGATGAGAGTCGATCCGGTTGTCCCAGATGCTATATTATTGGTAGTCGATGCTAGTAATTTAAAAAGAAATTTGCTTTTTTGTTCGCAATTAATTGATTTAAAATATCCTGTCGTAATCGCGTTAACGATGATGGATATCGCTGCAAAAAAGGGAATTTTAATAGATATTCCTGGATTAGAAAGAGATTTGGGAGTTCCTGTTGTGTCTGTGAATCCAAGAAAAGACAAAGGAATTCCAGAGTTGAAAAAGACTTTGGATAAATTAATCAAACAAAGCCAACCTAATAAAGTCAATGACTTTATTCCAATAAAAGAACTAGCTCCAGACGCAATTACACAAGTAAAAGAATTGGTGCCTGATCTAAGTGATTATGCTGGTTTGCACTATTTGATCAATCACGAAAATTTTCCGTTAAATGATACGCTTCAAGAAAATATTGAAGCAACGGAAGTTCGCAATAAATTTAATCCCACTAAGACGCAAGCGCAAGAAATATTACAACGGTATACGAACATTAAAACCATCATGGATAAAAATGTCGTGTTGCCAGATCCTTTGCAACGGAAATTATTTACGGAAAGGTTAGATAATCTTCTTTTACATCGAGTTTGGGGTTATGTCATTTTACTATTGGTATTGTTCGTTTTATTTCAAAGTATATTTTGGCTTGCACAATATCCGATGGATGGTATAGATTGGTTATTTACCCAATTCACTTCCAAATTATCCGCAATATTACCCACAGCATGGTGGAGTGATTTATTAGTCAACGGAGTTTTGGCAGGGTTAGGTGGAATTGTTGTTTTCATTCCGCAGATTATGATTTTGTTTGGAATGGTGACTTTGTTAGAGGATACAGGTTATATGGCGCGCATTAGTTTTCTGAGTGATAAATTGATGCGAAAAGTCGGTCTGAACGGAAAAAGTGTGATGCCGATGATTAGCGGATTTGCATGTGCAGTACCAGCGATTATGAGTACGCGTAATATTGAAAATCGCAAAGAGCGTCTTTTGACTATCATGATTACCCCATTGATGAGTTGTAGTGCTCGTCTTCCTGTATATACGATATTAGTCGGTTTGATGGTCCCAGATAATCGTCTTGTTTTGGGGTTTATGAGTGTCAAAGGATTGATCATGATGGCGATGTATCTGCTTGGAATTATTATGTCTTTGATTGTGGCATTCGTATTAAAATTTTGGATAAAGATTAAAGAAAAAAGCTTTTTCATTATGGAATTGCCGCTTTATCGTGGTCCAAGATGGAAAAATGTGGGCGTGACAATGGTGGAAAAAGCCAAAATATTTGTCAAAGATGCAGGTAAAGTTATCATTGTTATTAGCTTGATATTGTGGTTTTTGAGCTCGTATGGACCAGGGAAAAGAATGGAAAATGCGGAGAATCATTATGCTCAATTAATAGCCCAAACATCAACAACAGATTCGCTCAAAATAGAACAATTAACCTTAGAACAAGGAACTGCCAAATTGGAAAATTCCTATGCAGGTATTTTGGGACATACAATAGAACCCGTAATCAAACCATTAGGTTTTGATTGGAAGATTGGTATTGCCTTAATTACCTCATTTGCAGCAAGAGAAGTATTTGTTGGTACGATGGCAACTTTATATAGTGTGGAGGCAGACAATGATGATACATTGCAACAAAAGATGGAAAATGCAACGCGTTCTGATGGCTCGAAAGTATATACACCAGCAACAGCGCTCTCTCTAATGGTATTTTATGTATTGGCAATGCAGTGTATGAGTACATTAGCGATCGTAAAAAGAGAAACCAAAAGCTGGAAATGGCCGGTAATCCAGTTTGGATATATGACGGTTCTTGCGTATGTGTGCAGTTTTATTGCGTATCAATTATTCAAATAATTGCAACATTATATCGAATTAATAAAAAAATAGTTAAAATGTAAATTGAAAATCAACATTTTACTAAATTGTAGGCTAATCAAAGTATTGAGCTATGAAATTTGCCTATTTAAGTTCATTTTTCCTTATTGCTATGCTATTCAGTGCTTGTAGCACCTATCAATTGAATACAGTTGTCTCATCCAATACGAATTGGAAATTAGAAAACGATAGTTCCTTCTATTTTCATGATAGTCTATTTGATATTAGTTATGTGATGAATTCTGATAAGAGTTTTAATAATCTTACTACATCTATAAAAATAAAGAATAACTCTAACGAGGGTTTAATATTTGATTGGAAGAGATCATCTTTAATATTAAATGGACAATCGTTTTCCTTGGGAAATACAGTAATGAAAACGGTAGGTCAATATGCATCTGAAAGTTTAAAATATAATTGGAGCAAAAGGTGGTCCACCACGTCAACGAATGGAGTTATGAATTCCGTTTCTACTGTTAGCGACAATTCAACATTTATTCCTCCTACCTCTTATATTGAAAGTGAAAAGCAATCTTTTAATGTTGGTTATTTGAGTAACTTACAAATTAATAATCCATATAAAAATGTTGTTTTAAGTTCGGATACATTGATAGACAATACAATCAATCAGGTTAAAGGAAGTGTATACGATTTCACTCAAAACAATAGTCCTTATAGTCTCAAACTATATTTGACTTATAAAGTTATTGATAAAGATGGAAAGTCCGAAAGTGATAAAACCCTTGCTAATGATTTTTATGTTAGCAAAATATTAGAAATAAAGAAAAATCCCTACACTTATTATGTATTGAAAGGGCAAAGAAATAATATATTTATCACCTCTAAAGCAAATTGATAAAAACTTATTCTTTCTCTTCTGGTTTACTTAGATTTTCTATAAAGTTTAAAAGCTCGTCACGACCGATTTTCTTTTCAGCACTGGTAACAAAACTTTCGGGTAGGAAGTAAAATGTTTCTCGCATTTTATTCAAAAAATCTTCGACATTTCTTTTAACTACACCCGGTTTTTCCTTGTCAGATTTGGTAAATACCACAGAAAAAGGAATTTCCCATTTTCCCAACATTTGTAAAAATTCCAAATCAATAGTTTGGGGTGCGTGACGACTATCAATCAGTACAAATACATTGGATAGATTTTCTCGCTTACGCAAATAATTTTCAATCATTTGTCCCCAAGATCTTCTAGTTTTTTGCGCAGTTTTGGCATAACCATATCCTGGTAAATCCACTAAATACCAGCTATTTTCGCCTTTTTTTTCCTTTGTAGTAATTTTAAAATGATTAATCATTTGTGTTTTACCAGGAGTAGAAGAGGTTTTCGCAAGATTTTGCTTTTGACAGATCATATTGATCAAAGATGATTTTCCTACATTGCTTCGACCGATAAACGCAAATTCTAAACGATCGGGTTTAGGACATTTATCAAAAGATGGACTAGAGATCAGGTAATCTGAGGACTTGATATTCATTTTGCAAAGATAGGACTTAAAATAGCAACGATTAGAGGGCTAATTGCATTTCAATGAAATTTAAAGGTTCGCGTGGCATATGTTCGGGTCGATCTTCTTCGAATGGAATTATTTTTCCTGTTGGTGCAAATCCTAATTTTTTATACCAACTAATCAATTCTTCTCTTGTAGAAATCACGGTAATCGTAATAAAAGATTTATCCAAATCTTTAGCTATTTCAATAGCTTTTTGAATTAATTTTTTACCAATACCCAAACCTTGATGATTGCCAGAAACGGCGAAAGTGCCTAAATATAGTTCGTTTTCTTTTTTAGTTAAACTTACCGTGCCGACATTTATGGAGTCTGACAAAACAGCTTTCAATATGATATTATTAGGGTTGGCAAAAGCTTCTTCTAATTCGGGTAAAGCCATTCTTATTCCATCTTTTTGGAACAAATGCGCTTCTGTTGTCCATGCATTCGGATTGTCTGTGCGATAGGCATCATTGATTACTTCAACCAGTGATGTTAAATCTTCTTTGGATACGTTACTTATGGAAATTTCGTCTTTCATTTTTTGTAAAATGTCTTCAATAAAAAAGCCGCAATGTATAATTATTGCGGCTCAGTATTAAAAAATATTAAAATTAATGTCTATTCTGCACCGTCGGATAATGATCCAATGTTTCAAATACGTAATTTTTATTCTCTTTCAAAGTTGAAATAAACTTACGCAAAGAATCCGCATATTGTGGCTTGGCAAACATGCGATCATGTGCCAATATGACCAATGTATTCGGTTGATAAGTATACTCTTCAGCAAATTTTTTGTTTACCGTATTGACCATTTCATCAACGCTTTGTTTAGGTGTAGAACCTTTGATAAATTGCCATTCTACGTCCCAACCAATTACAGTATAACCAATAGAGTCCAATCTTTTAGCTACGTTCAATGAGGATTTTGGACCTTGTATTTGTCCATTAGCTGCCCAAGTATTCATTCCTGGTAGACGTGCAATCTTCAATTTTATATTCAAAGATTTTTCCGCGATAAGGAAATCTGCAACTGCGCTGTCTGGCATGGAATAGAATTTTCTATAATTGTCTCTAAATCCATGCGTATTACTATGGTTTCCAGTTACAAATTCAGGATAGCTATTATCCAATGAATCAACAATGCGCTTACGCATAGGATCAAATTGATGCATACCTACCAAAAAGAAAGATGCTTTCACTCCTTCTTCATGGAAGATATTTTTACAATTAATTGTACCTGGAGGTTGAGGACCATCATCAAATGCTAAGAAAATATATTTTTTGGATGGATCGTATTGGATCGTAGAACCCAAACCAGTTGGCATGGTTACCGAAACAGAATCCGTAGGCTTTTTAGCTGTGGCGTCCTCTTCTTTAGGT from Rhizosphaericola mali includes:
- the ctlX gene encoding citrulline utilization hydrolase CtlX, which produces MKQNSNHIMMVRPASFGFNTETATNNAFQSQVDLSNDAVQAKALEEFDQFVEKLRANDINVLVIEDSKNPPKPDAIFPNNWFCTLDNDVVYLFPMFAPNRRIERRPEILEEIAQHFQIKETIDWSASENKNEFLEGTGSIIFDHENKLSYACLSERTDKSLLEKYCQSIQYQAIAFHSSDENNFPIYHTNVMLHIGKDYAVVCLESIKDEQEKAFLIQSFAKTNHQIIDITLAQVQAFAGNMLQVATNKGKLVTLMSQKSLDSLTSQQISDISTHSQILPISIPTIETIGGGSVRCMMAELFLTSK
- the yihA gene encoding ribosome biogenesis GTP-binding protein YihA/YsxC, with amino-acid sequence MNIKSSDYLISSPSFDKCPKPDRLEFAFIGRSNVGKSSLINMICQKQNLAKTSSTPGKTQMINHFKITTKEKKGENSWYLVDLPGYGYAKTAQKTRRSWGQMIENYLRKRENLSNVFVLIDSRHAPQTIDLEFLQMLGKWEIPFSVVFTKSDKEKPGVVKRNVEDFLNKMRETFYFLPESFVTSAEKKIGRDELLNFIENLSKPEEKE
- the feoB gene encoding ferrous iron transport protein B, with the translated sequence MKEVVKKDNLKIALVGNPNSGKTSLFNVLTGLRQQVGNFPGVTVDKKTGQTKISADCNATMIDLPGTYSLYPRRADEWVAYKVLMRVDPVVPDAILLVVDASNLKRNLLFCSQLIDLKYPVVIALTMMDIAAKKGILIDIPGLERDLGVPVVSVNPRKDKGIPELKKTLDKLIKQSQPNKVNDFIPIKELAPDAITQVKELVPDLSDYAGLHYLINHENFPLNDTLQENIEATEVRNKFNPTKTQAQEILQRYTNIKTIMDKNVVLPDPLQRKLFTERLDNLLLHRVWGYVILLLVLFVLFQSIFWLAQYPMDGIDWLFTQFTSKLSAILPTAWWSDLLVNGVLAGLGGIVVFIPQIMILFGMVTLLEDTGYMARISFLSDKLMRKVGLNGKSVMPMISGFACAVPAIMSTRNIENRKERLLTIMITPLMSCSARLPVYTILVGLMVPDNRLVLGFMSVKGLIMMAMYLLGIIMSLIVAFVLKFWIKIKEKSFFIMELPLYRGPRWKNVGVTMVEKAKIFVKDAGKVIIVISLILWFLSSYGPGKRMENAENHYAQLIAQTSTTDSLKIEQLTLEQGTAKLENSYAGILGHTIEPVIKPLGFDWKIGIALITSFAAREVFVGTMATLYSVEADNDDTLQQKMENATRSDGSKVYTPATALSLMVFYVLAMQCMSTLAIVKRETKSWKWPVIQFGYMTVLAYVCSFIAYQLFK
- a CDS encoding polysaccharide deacetylase family protein, translated to MLSITKNQRLQPFFAAAAALILGATSCKSDKPKEEDATAKKPTDSVSVTMPTGLGSTIQYDPSKKYIFLAFDDGPQPPGTINCKNIFHEEGVKASFFLVGMHQFDPMRKRIVDSLDNSYPEFVTGNHSNTHGFRDNYRKFYSMPDSAVADFLIAEKSLNIKLKIARLPGMNTWAANGQIQGPKSSLNVAKRLDSIGYTVIGWDVEWQFIKGSTPKQSVDEMVNTVNKKFAEEYTYQPNTLVILAHDRMFAKPQYADSLRKFISTLKENKNYVFETLDHYPTVQNRH
- a CDS encoding GNAT family N-acetyltransferase, with translation MKDEISISNVSKEDLTSLVEVINDAYRTDNPNAWTTEAHLFQKDGIRMALPELEEAFANPNNIILKAVLSDSINVGTVSLTKKENELYLGTFAVSGNHQGLGIGKKLIQKAIEIAKDLDKSFITITVISTREELISWYKKLGFAPTGKIIPFEEDRPEHMPREPLNFIEMQLAL
- a CDS encoding arginine deiminase family protein, producing the protein MPANEIKVTSEIGRLRRLLIHSPDGGIGKVIPAKFKEWLYDDTVQLSQMRKDYNDYIKLLLYFLDPEKVELVKNAESEGLPKDSLQYDCYKPDKSTYFNSDKVLDSQYLLSQILHDDAVKKQIISAVCAWEGTGFRTEKKLLSIQSPFTLAKVLITGILHDENGEDVYIFQPLPNFIFTRDIGITINDQLLLSNAATPARERESMLMRFISQYHLFKGREDALMEVSEPGNYFLTSEEDQSAYKISVEGGDVMMIAPNHLLVGCSERTTAAGINEIIHTIFKNNKTGIEKISVIKIPRHRSVMHIDTVFTQVKRNVWVLFGQFSEKYDALSKDKAFSYRHLFLQEGENAAQFKIEIYRFYKPLNVDYDATQNYQCDIQDRITGIESLLHDISVNDFNVKPEDVKVIYSGDGVFPYDEREQWTDSCNLLALKEGVVIGYDRNEKTIQAFENNGFTIYTPEQLFELFEQKVTSPDDLENVLIVLHSSELSRARGGAHCMSCPLLRDEI
- a CDS encoding IPExxxVDY family protein: MKLVLNSEDLTSDFYEDARVLGIVSKYKNYKFIWSINQHLDLNFKMIPDYEIELPKKNKDCYFSVFQHSVKNTSIDYFIYQNYFEGEFLLPELKNIDFICLVKGDFSADQTQWRGFLDNLKSVSCIQMASEISLDQIKSKENLIF
- the msrB gene encoding peptide-methionine (R)-S-oxide reductase MsrB, translated to MEKENEKIVKTDAEWQKELSPEVYYVARQKGTERPFTSEYEDFEGVGTYYCKVCGNPLFKSNAKFDSGCGWPSFFEPISKGALIYAPDHTHGMNRTEVLCGKCNSHLGHVFDDGPRPTGLRYCMNGVVLDFQDK
- a CDS encoding uracil-DNA glycosylase family protein, whose product is MEEIHPFESFYSENATVLIIGSFPCFNGSDYGDWYYGGSGKNYFWQILSEIYKTPTNTLDQKKQLCMLHNISLTDILYKIERRQNNCSDSNLKIIEFNKAGIEKCLTKNLKKILFTSKFVEKYFKKLFPDNLIPTYTLPSPSPTANRAIARMENYQKLRTESLTISTYAYRVIQFKQALQ